The Salvelinus alpinus chromosome 22, SLU_Salpinus.1, whole genome shotgun sequence DNA window TGTTCTGTAGAGTATGTAGCCCTCCTGTAGCCCTCCTGTATTCAGACTAAAATGTGTTCTGTACAGTATGTAGCCCTCCTGTAGCCCTCCTGTATTCAGACTAAAATGTGTTCTGTAGAGTATGTAGCCCTCCTGTATTCAGACTAAAATGTGCTCTGTAGAGAATGTAGCCCTCCTGTAGCCCTCCTGTATTCAGACTGAAAGGTGTTCTGTACAGTATGTAGCCCTCCTGTATTCAGACTAAAAGGTGTTCTGTACAGTATGTATCCCTCCTGTATCCCTCCTGTATTCAGACTGAAAGGTGTTCTGTAGAGTATGTAGCCCTCCTGTATTCAGACTAAAATGTATTTTGTAGAGTATGTAGCCCTCCTGTATTCAGACTAAAAGGTTTTCTGTAGAGTATGTAGCCCTCCTGTATTCAGACTGAAAGGTGTTCTGTAGAGTATGTAGCCCTCCTGTAGCCCTCCTGTATTCAGACTAAAATGTGTTCTGTAGAGTATGTAGCCCTCCTGTATTCAGACTAAAAGGTTTTCTGTACAGTATGTAGCCCTCCTGTAGCCCTCCTGTATTCAGACTGAAAGGTGTTCTGTAGAGTATGTAGCCCTCCTGTATTCAGACTGAAAGGTGTTCTGTAGAGTATGTAGCCCTCCTGTATTCAGACTGAAAGGTTTTCTGTAGAGTATGTAGCCCTCCTGTATTCAGACTAAAATGTATTTTGTAGAGTATGTAGCCCTCCTATATTCAGACTGAAAGGTGTTCTGTAGAGTATGTATCCCTCCTGTAGCCCTCCTGTATTCAGACTGAAAGGTGTTCTGTAGAGTATGTAGCCCTCCTGTATTCAGACTAAAAGGTGTTCTGTAGAGTATGTAGCCCTCCTGTATTCAGACTAAAATGTTTTCTGTAGAGTATGTAACCCAACTGTATTCAGATTAAAATGTGCTCTGTCCCCTTTCTGTTTCAGACTACCTATGTTCCCCAGAGGAGAACGTTCACATGATCGACTTCACACGGTTCAAGATCCGAGACATGGAGACTGGGACGGTGCTGTTTGAGATCACCAAACCCCCTGTACCAGGTATGGGCTATGTCAAAACTACCATATTAAACAGCACATATATTAGATGCATGTACTGTGTATGAGCTATATGTTGGTAATGTATTTAATCAAGACATGGAGACAGGGACGGTGCTGTTTGAGATCACCAAACCAACAGCACCAGGTCAGTAATAGGCCTGTTCTGTGCTAAATATAACCATTAGTATTTGTGTTCCCTAACATATTCATACATACATGTTAACAATATTCTCTCTTATTAGAGCCTAGGATATATGACTTGTGGCACTAAAATACAGGTCATAGCCTCTGATAACGAAGAGGTTTTAGGACCTACTGTATGTGTGAGCAGCATATACCTCTGGGTTAACTAGGCCCAGGCAGTACTATGCATGATTCATGAACAAATTACTCCTATTAGCTTGGTCTCTACTGAGAAGGTGTTATTTCGCTGTGTGAGTTGATCATCTAAGGCTCTGAAACAGTGTCTATTCAGAGAGGTACACAGCAGAGAGACTGTGCTTCAAAACAGCAGGCTCTTTAACGCGGTCTCTTTTGTGACACTGTGGCAGCGGGCGAAAAGAAGGATTTTGACCCCAACGGAGGCCGCTTCGTCCGTTACCAGTTCACCCCTGCCTTCCTGCAGCTGCGCCAGGTCGGCGCCACGTAAGTCACAGCTAAGATGGCcgcctgtgtgggtgtgtaaggGTGGTGGAGCGGTGGCCATTCAGTGCCCTGCTGTTCtcttctgagaggagacagatggGGAGGGCTATTCTCAGAGAGtgagaggtggtgtgtgtgtgcgtgcctacgTGCTtgcgtgcatgtttgtgtgtgacaGATACCAAGGAGGCAGGAAGGCTACACagtagggggagaaagagagagggagagagaaaaaaaggaggcagggtgagggagaaagagagagagaaagagagatgagaaaaaggACAGTCAGGCCAGTTGTTATTAatgaaccttttactgcagtgggctaaatcagggtcacacagagtgtttattGGTCGTCTTAAACACATCTACATTGAAACCAacgtatacacctcacacacatggttatgggcttaaaaaaagaagacacctgtaccatgtcagatatagagttgaaatgtattacatttttacatttggagttttcatcccaatattacactttgtatacatcacagaagactgaaacatAGCAAAGGTTTGGCATcgaaacaccagattttctgcTGTTTATTTAAATTAATGtttattatgaaattatgaaaaatatgaataacattccacacaAGGCCACTAGTCATTAGAATGCAAGAAAGGGCTACTGTAGAGGGGTAAATGAGGAAACATGGAATTACACTTTGGTTCTGCAACAAACTATAACAAACAAATGATGTGTAAGTGTGTTTCCAATAGTTTATCAGATCTCTCTGtccccctttcctctctgacACAGTGTGGAGTTCACAGTGGGAGACATGCCCATCAACAACTTCAGGATGATTGAGAGGCACTACTTCAGAGAGCAGCTCCTCAAGAGCTTTGATTTTGAGTTTGGTTTCTGTATGCCCAGCAGCAAGAACACCTGCGAACACATCTACGAGTTCCCCCCTCTATCAGAGGACATCAGTGAGTATGGACACACgtagaaacagagacacagacataGCGCGCATGCATACACGCACTTCCTGTACCCATACGACACagttcgacacacacacacacacacactcactcaaacacacacactgacgtgtccttcctcttcttcctcagtgCGTGAGATGATCCTACACCCATACAAAACGCAGTCCGACAGCTTCTACTTTGTGGACAACAAGCTGGTGATGCACAACAAGGCAGACTACTCCTACAGTGGGAGTCCGTAGGAGCACAGGACTTCCCTAGacacctagacccactccaactcCAACTCTAACCCACCCCTCCATAGGaccatggacagacagacagacagacagacagacagacagacagacagacagacagacagacagacagacagacagacagacagacagacagacagacagacagacagacataacgaACGGAGAGACGTATGGACGGACTGACAGGTGACAAGCAACAGGACTGATGGACAGCCTCGCACTCTCAGCTGCTTTATTTCTCCAATCAGAATTCCCCCATTGTTTGTTATCCCCTTAGTTGCAATCCCCTACCCCAGTCTCTTGCAATGACCTCTCAACTTTCTGTGTCTGATAGAGAGTGTTATAGATGTGTACACAGTCtagcatacataaacacacacagaccttcGCTATGGGACACATCTGATGTGGCCTGATCTAGACAAAATAAATGCACAACCAGTACAGTATATAAGGGCCAGTAACAATGAGTGAGATTGAATGTCTAGTCAGTGTGTTCTCAGTCAGTCAgctaaagagaaaaagagaaagggaaagacagaaaagaagagacagaaaaaatgtagagagcaagaaagagagatagagagagtgtctGCTTATCTGCACTTCATCTCATTgacatttacagtaccagtcaaaagtttggacacacctactcattcaagggttttactttactattttctacattgtagaataatagtgaagacatcacaactatgaaataacacatatggaatcatgtagtaaccaaaaaagtgtttaaaaaagttgccacccttttccagtatgacagctttgcacactcttggcattctctcaaccagcttcatgatgtagtcacctggaatgcatttcaattaacaggtgtgccttgttaaaagttcatttctgGAATGTCTtgccttcttaatgcgtttgagccaatcagttgtgttgtgacaagttaggggtggtatacagaagatttggtagaagaccaagtccatattatggcaagaacagctcaaataagcaaagagaaacgacattccatcgttactttaagacatgaaggtcagtccatgcagaacatttcaagaaaagtttcttcaagtgcattcgcaaaaaccatcaagtgctatgatgaaactggctctcatgaggaccaccacaggacaggaaggcccagagttacctctgctgcagaggatgagttctttaagagttaccagcctcagaaattgcagcacaaataaatgcttcatagagttcaagtaacggacacatctcaacatcaactgtttagagcagactgcgtgaatcaggccttcatggtcaaattgctgcaaagaaaccactactaaaggacaccaataataagaagagacttgcttgggccaacaaacatgagcaatggacattagatcggtggaaatttgtcctttggtctgattagtccaaatgttgagatttttggttccaatcgccgtgtctttatgagacgcagagtaggtgaatggatgatctccgcatgtgtggttcccaccgtgaagcatggaggaggaggtgtgatggtgtgggtgtgctttgctgtgatactgtcagtgatttatttagatttcaaggcacacttaaccagcatgtctaccacaacattctgcagcgatatgcaatcccatctggtttgcgcttagtgggactatcatttgtttttcaacaggacaatgacccaacacacctccaggccttgtaagggctatttgaccaagaagaagagtgatggagtgctgcatcagatgacctggcctccaaaatcacccgacctcaatccatttgagatggtttgggatgagttggaccgcagagggaaggaaaagcagccaacaagtgctcagaatatgtgggaactccttcaagactgttggaaaagtattccaggtgaagcgtgttgagagaatgccaagactgtgcaaagctgtcatcaaggcaaagggtggctactttgaagaatctaaaatatataatatatatttggttactacatgattccatgtgttatttcatagttttgatgtcttcactattattctacaatgtagaacatagtaaaaaaatATAAGAAAAAAACAagaaggagtaggtgtgtccaaacttttgactggtactgtagctatTTAAacaacagagaaagacagacagacagacagacagaccagctgTCTGTCGCATTACCAagtgacacagacacacaattcTCTGACATCATCAAAACATGTATTCTAGTCgagcaagtgtaacagtataactttaaaccgtcccctcgccccgacacgggcgcgaaccagggaccctctgcacacatcaacaacagtcgcccacgaagcgtcgttatccatcgctccacaaaagccgcggcccttgcagagcaaggggaaaccctacttaagtctcagagcaagtgacgtaactgattgaaatgctagtagcgcgtacccgctaactagctagccatttcacatccgttacacaagcaGAACCTATATATTTCTACTAGGGTTCTGCTACTTTTTTTTACTCTTAAAGAAAGTCAAAAAAGTTTCTTGAATTTCTAATAAATAGCCATTAGCTCTGAATGACACGTTGTCCCTGAAAGGAACAGTACTACCGTTTGATGAGGTTCTTTGTTGATCACCATGCCAGTAGAAACCAGTTGAATGCCATTAGCGTACAGTACATCGTAGAATGGGACAGGTACTCTTTTAATGTGAATGTGTCGTATTTGGGGCTGGAAAAATTCTAGCTTTTccaaaattccctggttttccagaagtCCCTTTTGGAGGATTCCTGGATTTCTTATTCCAGCCTGATTccaggaattttccaagatgGATTTTTGGAAAAACTGGGAATTTTaggaaagttactggaattttgcaaccctagtcgtGTTTATTTATGTATACTCATAGTTTTATCTTCTAAAGTATTTTTTTAAGTAGCCACTTTGACGAGTTAAAAGTAGGCGAAGGATAGTCATATATGAACTCAAAACCAGATATTCATTTTGATATCCAGCACATATTTAGTCTCAAGAGATTTGCAGATGTATTTATAAGAAATGTGGTTATTGTAAATTAAAATGATGTAAAGTTTGGACAGTTGAAATGCCACTCAGAGAAATAAATATATGTGATTTTTTTGGGAAGTCTTGAAATGCGACTTGTGGTCTTTTTTCACTTGATACCCAAGATGGTAAAACAATGACACCAGCTACAATATGTGGGAACAGCCAATTATAACAAAGGTTGTTTTACAATGTCTGGATAGATTTGTGATGGTGATAGACGTCTAGACTAGAATATCAAATCATGAATCAGTTTAAGCGCTATAAATCAAAGACAGTTTACTATACACTCAGTCATTCCATACAAGAAAAAGGGCTTTTTCACACATGCTATGACTAAAATACACTCTCGAAATATGTTCCTGGTAAGGTGATGTCACCTTATTCATTTTCATAATTATGGAAGCTAAATGATTAGATAGGGCTTACAGGAACCAGAGGAAGGTCTGAGAACAGTTGTCCGGCTCTGCCTTGACATTGACTTCCATCCTCAATGGTATTTTAGCTAGAAAGCTTTGAAAACTATTTCTAGAAAGAAAATTAATTGAGTTAACAGTGAGTATGTTCCCTGTTTCGTATCAGCAATTATGCTAAGACAAATTTTGTAATTACATTCATTAGCTTTGAGCTTAAAACCAGATGGCTTGAATCATCTCTTGTCACCATAAACTGAATAAAATGCAAATTGAAAAAGCGGGAACATATCACAACAGGGGGCTTATTCAGGAGAAAGAGACTTCACAAAATGTTCAACATAGAAATGTGTTGTGTAGAACAGATATGATTCTCTGTAGTGTAGAATAAGGAAGAAATGTCACCAGCCCTGTATTTTTATCAACAACTCTAACGTTCCATTAAATAAGTCACTACAGCtctctgctgccatcttgtgTGAAGTTAGgtggtactgtactctactcctaATCACTGAACAGTAAGATGTGTCATGAGCTTTTGGATCCATTCATTCTCATGAATGTCAAGTTTTGAATTTGACCCAGCCACAGTCAATGATATGAATATAAACATATTGTTAACACAATTGTGATAAAACCTGAACCCCTACTCACTCACACATTTAATTCAGGCTAATTGTAGACAAATTGAGCCAACAAGCTCTACAGGTTCAAAGCAAAGCAAAATATGATGTTTGATTGTGCTCAAACTGTGCACAATATTGTCACTGTTTCATTGCTGCATTGTGATAAGTCTTGACCTTCACAACCCCAGTCTTGAGTTGTCCTGGAGGTCCAGGGGGAAGGTCTTGGTGAGATTTCACGAAGGGAGCCCTATTCCTGGGCTTCAAAGCAAAGGTATGGGGGTGTTCCCCATGGAAGTGAGGTAACCAGCTAAACTCTCCACACCTGTGTAGGCTGTGTGGTACTGTCCATTAATATGTAGGTCTGATAGACCTCCACATCCTCCGTccatctcctcctcatcttcctcctcttccttccccagACCGACAGAGATCAACTCTGATGTCTGGTTGACAGGACAGATGCTCCTCAGACTTGACCCCAGGAGGAAGTGTGTTGGCTGGGAAGatgagagggacggagagggacTGATTGCCACCAGCGAATCAGGAGCCAGGCTGTCCTCTCTCAGCTCCTCCCACAAGTAACCTGAGAGGAGAGTGAacagggttgcacattttgtaGATTGTATAAAAATAATTTCTGAatatggttctctctctctctctctctctctctctctctctctctctctctctctctctctctctctctctctctctctctctctctctctctctctctctctctctctctctctctctctctctctctctctctcaccgtggAGTTGCAGGTCAGTCAAGCTGGGGTTGAGCATGTCGATATCGTTACTAGCATCTCCCTCTAGCTGTAGCTCCTGCATGCTCCTGGGCCCAACGTCATACTCTGCCTGTATGGTGGCGCTACAGCTGGAGGGTGTCTGCCCCGCCAAGGGGGAACCCAAGGTACCCACATTGGGAGGGATACCTGATGGAGGCTGCTGTCCGCAGGGGGAGTAGAaggagaaggggtggggggtggtgGGGGACATGTAGCGGGGGTGCTGGTTGACTGTCAGGGTGGAAGGGGGGACGTGGAGGTAGAGGGGACGTTGGAGAGGGCGACAGGGCTCTGGAGgctgggatgaagtgaaggaggaAGGGGTAGGGTCGTAGTTTGTGGTGGATCTTGCCAGTGGGGTCTGGTGGTAAAAAGGTAAAGATTTCAGATTCTCTGGTCTTTCCCCCAACAGGCGATCCAGGTCCTctgagaaaacacagagagagcgagagagagagagagagagagagagagagagagagagagagagagagagagagagagagagagagagagagagagagagagagagagagagagagagagagagagagagagagagagagactgtgggtAAATTGAGATGACCTTACATTTATCTCCTGTAACAGCTGCCAAAAAGGCTGAGTGGATAGAATCACCAGAACGCTGGTGTTGCTCGGTCTCCAAGGTAACATGCCCTGTCTGTAACAACACAAGCTGTACTTGAATCTTTCTGAATAACATAGAACCATCTTATTTAGGGTGTCATTTATGCCATGACGGACCTGAGGACTGCCAAGCTTACAGTCCATTAAAACACTGGCATCTGAACTTTGAGGAAGCGCAAATAAAACATAGCCCAGGTCTAAGGGGAGTCCTGGTCTGTGATGTATGGACCACctacagtacctggtctggccaTGCTCTTGCGGACAGTGAGGGGGTCTTTACGGCGCCACTTGTGTAGCTCCTCCTGCATCTTCTCTATCTTGGCTGGGTTGAGGGCCCACAGGCAGCCCTTACGGGAAGAGTTGCCAATCTTATTCTCCACCTTCTCAAAGCACTTATTCAGAGACAGGTTGTGGCGGACCGAGTTCTTCCATCCATCTGGAGCCGTCtgagagacagaaaggagaggagaaatgtACAGTAACAGTATTTTAATTTTCCATGGAATACTTTTTTCCCCTCCAGTTTTTAATTGTTCAATTTTTATATACTACTGTATAGTTTGTGGCTATGTAAATAATCAAGGAATTGCATTGAAGTATATTTAACATATTTATGAATTTCTTAAAGGGGCTATCTGCGATTGATGCATCCATTTTTTGACATTTCAATTAATGATATTTACCCACTCATCCTTGAAGAATATAGCTTAGAAGTTAGTTCAGAACCCAACATATACGCTTGTTTTACTCCACTGTTTGTAAACATtctatgtaaataaacaatataCAGCTTAAACTATAATGTGATGccatggatggtcagtctttgcatccatagctctgtccagccccaaccctcagctttttaccgaaataGGGGTTAAAAGTAATTAAAAATCAAGTCAAAAGTCAAGAGGAACCAAAGCAGGGGTAGTGCCacattgcacacacacaaacaaacacacacacacaccccagaggCAGTCTCTCAGTCATAGGTCCTACAGTATGTTCGGCTGAAGAGGAGCCAAAACTGTTGCAGTGCCACGTTGTACATTCCTcctcgacagacagacagacagacagacagacagacagacagacagacagacagacagacagacagacagacagagacagacagagacagacagacagacagacagacagacagacagacagacagacagacagacagacagacagacagacagacagacagacagacagacagacagacagacagacagacagacagacagcaggccaGATAGCCAGCCAGACTGACAGCCAACAAACAGCCAACCACTTCATGGGTCTATAAGCATCGTGATGGATGGGAAGACACAGATCGAGCCCTAACGGGTATCAGCCGGGGTGGCCCACGGCTAGCCTCGATAAACACAGGCTGagttccaaatagcaccctgttccctagtgcactacttttgactaggtcCTAGAGGCCACGCCTGTATTCTCTATAGAATAGGTAGGGGTTGATGAAGCCTAACAAACGGCTGGGGATGAGGCTAGTCTACGGCAAAGGCTGCTTCTGCTTTGGCACACCGTTGGATCTATATACACTATTATAGTATCATTCATCATTCATCTATGGAGGCTCTAAAGACAAtatatggtttctctctctctctccatgtccttCTAGAAAGGGCTTATCGCCAGATGTGAGAGGTTGAAGATCAGCAGAGTTATCAGCAAAGTTCATACAAGGATGTATAGCAATGGTTATAACAACTCTGCCTGTGACATTGCACAGATAAAATACATAGGATGAGAATAATGAAAGAGTTATGAAGACACAGAGATGACTGTTGGGTCAGTGAGAAGACATaatgtcctcctgctgtaccttgAAGTAGGGGAAGTGTTCAGTCATGAACCTGTAGATCTCACTAACCGGGAGACTCCCTGTCTTACTGTTCCTCAGAGCCATGAAGATCAGAATGCTACGGATTGAAGACAAACATTGTAGTCAGTGTCAGTGTAGTCAGTGTAGTCAATCAGTTGTAgtcaatattatattattattgtatATGATaacatatattatattatttaacATCACAGTGTTGTTTATTCATTACATATACAgtagggttccaaaagggttaatcgattgtccccataggagaaccctttttggttccaggtaaaacccttctgggttccatgtagaaccgtctgtagaaagagttctacctggaaccaaaaagggttttacctggaaccaaaaagggttctcctatggggacagataGCTAAGATTCTAAGAATGTACATCATTCATGACAAGGATCCATGATGACATCCACAAAACACTAATAACAAGTTGTTATTATCATATTAACTCAGCCTCCGAGGAAAACATCAGAAAATAAGTATGGTAGGTAGTCTTTGTAGTGGATTTGAATAAGAGGCAGTGGTAATGTACGTGGAACCAGTGTAGATCTAGGGCATGggctacctcacacacacactccatccacctcacacacaccccatccacatcacacacactccatccacctcacacctcacacacacactccatccacCTCACACCTCACACGCACACTCCATCTAcctcacacacaccccatccacctcacacacaccccatccacctcacacacactccatccacctcacacctcacacacacaccccatccacctcacacacacactccatccacctcacacacaccccatccacctcacacacactccatccacctcacacctcacacacacacactccatccacCTCACACCTCACACGCACACTCCATCTAcctcacacacaccccatccacctcacacctcacacacacacactccatccacCTCACACCTCAGACACACACTCCATccacctcacacctcacacacacatcccatccacctcacacctcacacacatactccatccacctcacacacactcaattcacctcacacacactccatccacctcacacctcacacacacactccatcctcCTCACACCTCACACATACACTCcatccacctcacacacacaccccatccacctcacacctcacacacacactccatccatCTCACACACTCCTCATCCACCTCAAACCTCACACAGCCCCCATccacctcacacctcacacccCCCATccacctcacacctcacacctTACACACCCCCCCATCCAActcacatctcacacacccccatccaccgcacaactcacacacaccccatccacctcacacctcacacacaccccatccaCCTCACACCTCACCCCCCCATCCACCTCACACCACACCCCCCCCATCCACCTCACACCTCACGCCTTACACACACCCCATCCATCTCAAAcctcacacacaccccatccacct harbors:
- the LOC139548853 gene encoding protein unc-119 homolog A-like — its product is MSYYCTSTEAVCNSQDAPNASARKAATNNTNRGSEGLESSSSTSSRQSQPQPLVAMKVKKGCNSTDAGVPVTSEDELLRNPVISPEDVLGLQKITENYLCSPEENVHMIDFTRFKIRDMETGTVLFEITKPPVPAGEKKDFDPNGGRFVRYQFTPAFLQLRQVGATVEFTVGDMPINNFRMIERHYFREQLLKSFDFEFGFCMPSSKNTCEHIYEFPPLSEDIMREMILHPYKTQSDSFYFVDNKLVMHNKADYSYSGSP
- the LOC139548852 gene encoding forkhead box protein N1-like, whose amino-acid sequence is MSTESPSSTCTHSANRSLTTTPAPQISSLRTCEPSGSSLQQMVHSKCDESSSVSFTTAQREKESATYRQRNAAAETCRRHSIDGAMVTQSQRSNLGSVSADRFHPYRRQFSNGGVATGCLAPGPPGSHPFICLREVEAPDSFTDTYTSTSEEQTCWDPYNGSFQASRLMHSYPEPLAAPKEPSCFLSQGYASYSPLAPLQQFSPGVYSTSGKSQSSQYSLQGLSTPTQQDSSMQSLFPKPIYSYSILIFMALRNSKTGSLPVSEIYRFMTEHFPYFKTAPDGWKNSVRHNLSLNKCFEKVENKIGNSSRKGCLWALNPAKIEKMQEELHKWRRKDPLTVRKSMARPEDLDRLLGERPENLKSLPFYHQTPLARSTTNYDPTPSSFTSSQPPEPCRPLQRPLYLHVPPSTLTVNQHPRYMSPTTPHPFSFYSPCGQQPPSGIPPNVGTLGSPLAGQTPSSCSATIQAEYDVGPRSMQELQLEGDASNDIDMLNPSLTDLQLHGYLWEELREDSLAPDSLVAISPSPSLSSSQPTHFLLGSSLRSICPVNQTSELISVGLGKEEEEDEEEMDGGCGGLSDLHINGQYHTAYTGVESLAGYLTSMGNTPIPLL